The following coding sequences lie in one Trichoderma breve strain T069 chromosome 1, whole genome shotgun sequence genomic window:
- a CDS encoding ftsJ-like methyltransferase domain-containing protein has translation MDATLLEPTGTIRSPRAGPASAENGPQQLIHQYLLERSETYRTLCNIRQQGWENPLGDQFFQQQRQRADNPSPDNELNFYTMTIAIGKQLNSSTGAFDILQSSDEPSALDMGMAPGGFSATIMASYPKTTLRAVTLPLTKGGHSVHFRHQNVKLDLCDINTLAGDMDLASIPESHPAAGTFTVTKLLRQEMFDVVICGCQVTRNQELEEWREHREARRLQLAQLVIALEHLKSGGTLVAVMHKPEEIHTAELLQIFSKFSKVSLFKPRRAHAKRSSFYMVAKKIDTCSNQAIEAKDLWRKEWIDSTFGTADNCAILSKRTADDARELLDGYGNCVPSSSVQ, from the exons ATGGACGCTACGCTATTAGAACCGACTGGCACAATTAGATCTCCGAGAGCAGGTCCAGCGTCAGCCGAGAATGGACCTCAACAGTTGATCCATCAGTACCTTTTGGAGCGCAGTGAAACTTACCGTACACTTTGCAATATTCGGCAGCAG GGTTGGGAGAATCCTCTAGGAGATCAGTTCTTtcagcagcaacgccaaAGAGCAGATAATCCATCACCGGACAACGAGCTCAACTTTTATACGATGACAATCGCTATTGGCAAACAACTTAATTCCAGCACGGGCGCATTCGATATATTGCAGTCGAGTGACGAGCCTTCGGCCTTGGATATGGGAATGGCTCCAGGAGGGTTTTCAGCAACAATAATGGCATCTTATCCCAAGACTACACTTCGAGCAGTCACCCTTCCTCTCACCAAGGGAGGTCATTCGGTGCATTTCAGGCATCAAAATGTGAAGCTTGACCTCTGCGATATCAACACTCTAGCTGGAGATATGGATTTGGCCTCTATACCGGAAagccatccagcagcaggcacATTCACGGTCACAAAGTTGTTGAGACAAGAAATGTTTGACGTGGTAATCTGTGGTTGTCAGGTGACACGAAATCAAGAGCTCGAGGAATGGCGCGAGCATCGAGAAGCCCGGCGTCTACAGCTTGCACAACTTGTGATCGCTTTGGAGCATCTTAAGAGCGGCGGAACATTGGTCGCCGTTATGCATAAGCCTGAAGAGATCCATACCGCTGAGCTGCTGCAAATATTCTCGAAGTTCTCAAAGGTTTCTTTATTTAAACCAAGAAGGGCGCATGCAAAGCGTTCCTCCTTTTACATGGTAGCGAAAAAGATTGATACTTGCAGCAATCAAGCCATTGAAGCAAAGGACCTCTGGAGAAAGGAATGGATCGACAGTACGTTTGGCACTGCTGATAATTGTGCAATTTTGTCGAAGCGAACGGCTGATGATGCCCGCGAATTATTGGATGGCTATG GCAACTGCGTtccgtcatcttctgttCAGTAA